GAGATAACTGAGCAGGATTGCGGTCAACCGTTTGCGCATGGGTCGGCCGATGGTGTTGAATACCACGTCACCGGGTAATGCCTCCAGCATTTCCGATAAAACCAGGCTTTCCTCCCGGGTTGGCGCATCAGGAGATGATGCCGGATGCCTGAAAAATTCACCTTCCTCAAGATGAAAATACGGCGCATCTTCGGTGCGGTTGTTGTGCGGTTGTATGCCCAGGTGACGCATTAATCCCAGAGGAAACCCGATGATAAATGAAGAGGATACCCCAGGTGCATCATCGAGATCAATGATGGTTTGCCTGACGAAACGGAACAATTGCGGTGAAGTCGCTTCCTCCCTCAAAGCCTTGTGCAGCAACTCAGCTGTAAAAAGGGCCAGCGAAATTTTGATCGGATCTTGTTGAAGGGTAAGCAGTGGATGTGCATTCTGTACTTCCCGTATATGATGCAGCTGGGATTTTTCCCTGAGAGAAAACGATATTTCCAGGATACTCAGTGGTTGAAGCAAGCCTTTGTTGCGGTTGCTTTTGGCGTTTCCCCTTGAACTGATTACAGAGCGCATGCCGAGATCTTCGGTCAACACCCGGGTGATCAATTTATTTTCCTGAAAACGGATGCTGTTGAGTACGATGGCTTCGCAGGTGCGGAACATG
The DNA window shown above is from Flavobacteriales bacterium and carries:
- the recO gene encoding DNA repair protein RecO — encoded protein: MFRTCEAIVLNSIRFQENKLITRVLTEDLGMRSVISSRGNAKSNRNKGLLQPLSILEISFSLREKSQLHHIREVQNAHPLLTLQQDPIKISLALFTAELLHKALREEATSPQLFRFVRQTIIDLDDAPGVSSSFIIGFPLGLMRHLGIQPHNNRTEDAPYFHLEEGEFFRHPASSPDAPTREESLVLSEMLEALPGDVVFNTIGRPMRKRLTAILLSYLRFHRPGFGELRSYQVLEQVFH